From the Trueperaceae bacterium genome, one window contains:
- the ftsZ gene encoding cell division protein FtsZ, which produces MRYDDNAVIRVMGLGGGGNNAVNRMIETGLIGVEFIAANTDAQVLATSLADTRIQLGDHLTKGLGAGANPEVGEKAALEDRDRIGEVLAGSDLVFLTAGMGGGTGTGSAPVVAEVAREVGALTVAVVTTPFKFEGPKRGRQADEGLAKLERHVDALIVVENERLLSALDRKTKLSDAFRVADRILYHGVRGISDVINVPGMINVDFADVKTLLEGAGTVLMGIGAGRGERIAEEAATSATQSPLLSRGVEGARSLLINVTGSDELTLFDAQEIVERISEATDVEDVNVLFGITHDEDAADEVRVTVIAAGFDEPRSTRVLRPSDLRGDAMRSGVDPGNYDIPAFLRYQPDGDA; this is translated from the coding sequence ATGAGATACGACGACAACGCCGTGATTCGCGTCATGGGCCTCGGGGGGGGCGGCAACAACGCCGTCAACCGCATGATCGAGACCGGCCTGATCGGCGTGGAGTTCATCGCCGCGAACACCGACGCGCAGGTCCTGGCCACCAGCTTGGCGGACACCCGCATCCAGTTGGGCGACCACCTCACGAAGGGGCTGGGGGCGGGCGCCAACCCGGAGGTCGGCGAGAAGGCCGCCCTCGAGGACCGCGACCGCATCGGCGAAGTGTTGGCCGGCAGCGACCTCGTGTTCCTCACCGCCGGCATGGGCGGCGGGACCGGGACGGGCAGCGCACCGGTCGTCGCCGAGGTCGCCCGCGAGGTCGGGGCCCTCACCGTCGCGGTCGTCACGACCCCCTTCAAGTTCGAGGGCCCCAAACGGGGGCGGCAGGCGGACGAGGGCCTCGCGAAGCTCGAGCGGCACGTCGACGCGTTGATCGTGGTGGAGAACGAACGCCTGTTGTCCGCCCTGGACCGCAAGACGAAGCTCTCCGACGCGTTCCGGGTCGCCGACCGCATCCTCTACCACGGGGTGCGCGGCATCAGCGACGTCATCAACGTGCCCGGCATGATCAACGTCGACTTCGCCGACGTCAAGACCCTCCTGGAGGGCGCCGGCACCGTCTTGATGGGGATCGGTGCGGGCCGCGGCGAACGCATCGCGGAGGAGGCCGCGACGTCGGCGACGCAGTCGCCGCTGCTGTCGCGCGGCGTGGAAGGCGCCCGCAGCCTGTTGATCAACGTCACCGGCTCCGACGAACTGACGTTGTTCGACGCGCAGGAGATCGTCGAGCGGATCAGCGAAGCGACGGACGTCGAGGACGTCAACGTCCTGTTCGGCATCACGCACGACGAGGACGCCGCCGACGAGGTCCGCGTCACCGTCATCGCCGCCGGGTTCGACGAACCCCGATCGACGCGCGTGCTGCGCCCCTCGGACCTCCGCGGGGACGCCATGCGCAGCGGCGTC
- the ftsA gene encoding cell division protein FtsA, producing the protein MSDERILVGLDVGTTKVTTVIGEIAGDGVLDVIGEGTVASDGMRKGVVANLERTVRSIRASVDAAERVAGVEVASVWLGVGGPHLTSFTSHGMAAIRRGQEVTRADLERTIDNARAVPMEQDVELLHVIPQEYVVDGNDGIKDPVGMSGVRLEVDVHVVAGQRGPLANLRRAVEDAGMAVDGLVVQSLASSLAVLGDADEDVTTLVIDVGGGTTDVAVVRRGVLAHAAVLPVGGDHVTQDIAQLLRIPPDEAERVKRLHGVAQPELADRDVVLEVANPGYTASLSTFELAQVVKPRMMEILDLAKREVETHLGALELNAGHVVLTGGGSRLAGAEPLAAERLRLPVRIAGPQGVSGLTDVVSAPTHATAVGLVRHATRHAAPPAPTRGAGDAPAAWKRLRTLLKDFF; encoded by the coding sequence ATGAGTGACGAACGCATCCTCGTCGGTCTGGACGTCGGGACGACGAAGGTGACGACGGTGATCGGCGAGATCGCGGGCGACGGCGTCCTCGACGTGATCGGCGAGGGCACCGTCGCGAGCGACGGCATGCGCAAGGGCGTCGTGGCGAACCTCGAGCGGACGGTGCGCTCGATCCGCGCGTCGGTGGACGCCGCGGAACGCGTCGCCGGCGTCGAGGTGGCCTCCGTCTGGTTGGGGGTCGGCGGTCCGCACCTGACGTCGTTCACCAGCCACGGGATGGCCGCCATTCGGCGGGGGCAGGAGGTCACCCGCGCCGACCTCGAACGCACGATCGACAACGCCCGCGCCGTCCCGATGGAGCAGGACGTCGAGCTGCTGCACGTCATCCCGCAGGAGTACGTCGTCGACGGCAACGACGGCATCAAGGACCCGGTCGGCATGAGCGGCGTCCGCCTCGAGGTCGACGTCCACGTCGTCGCCGGCCAGCGCGGTCCGCTCGCGAACCTGCGCCGCGCCGTGGAGGACGCCGGCATGGCGGTCGACGGGCTCGTCGTCCAGTCGCTCGCCTCGAGCCTCGCGGTGCTCGGCGACGCGGACGAGGACGTCACGACGTTGGTCATCGACGTCGGGGGCGGCACGACCGACGTCGCCGTCGTGCGGCGCGGCGTCCTGGCGCACGCCGCGGTCCTGCCGGTCGGCGGCGACCACGTGACGCAGGACATCGCGCAGCTGCTTCGCATCCCGCCCGACGAAGCGGAACGCGTCAAACGCCTGCACGGCGTCGCGCAACCGGAGCTCGCCGACCGCGACGTCGTGCTGGAGGTCGCCAACCCCGGCTACACCGCCAGCCTCTCCACGTTCGAGTTGGCGCAGGTCGTCAAGCCCCGCATGATGGAGATCCTGGACCTCGCCAAACGCGAGGTCGAGACCCACCTCGGGGCGTTGGAACTCAACGCCGGGCACGTGGTGTTGACCGGCGGCGGGAGTCGCCTCGCCGGCGCGGAGCCGCTGGCCGCGGAACGCCTCCGCCTCCCGGTCCGCATCGCCGGGCCGCAGGGGGTGTCGGGCCTCACCGACGTGGTGTCCGCCCCGACCCACGCGACCGCCGTGGGCCTGGTCCGCCACGCCACGCGGCATGCGGCGCCGCCCGCACCGACCCGCGGCGCGGGCGACGCCCCCGCCGCATGGAAGCGCTTGCGGACGCTGCTCAAGGATTTCTTCTGA